One window of Elaeis guineensis isolate ETL-2024a chromosome 11, EG11, whole genome shotgun sequence genomic DNA carries:
- the LOC140850813 gene encoding uncharacterized protein isoform X1 — MARHTAAARLGRGADEQALPSQGLVEAALRGEVERVEECLSAAGSAVDVNYIGTVSLRVKCTETVLREEAADEVKIEYQEFKTDVTALFAAAHSGHAEVVRKLLSAGADVNQELFRGYATTAAAREGHCGILDMLLKAGASQKACEDALLEASFCGEAAAVQLLICSDMARPDAVAHALVSACCRGFLDVVTALIKNGVDINCMDRVLLQSVKPALHANVDCTPLVAAIVSRQASVVKLLLGAGAKTDCLVRVGAWSWDPVSGEELRVGACLGEIYNAAWCAVEYHEASGKILKLLLQHEPYLLENPHLGRTLLCHAILCQNFNAVQVLLDAGANSKFPIKTKIGHESQPIHLAARLGCVSILRQLISNGCDINARTSAGETPLMISAKADHADCFLVLLIAGADLGLVSNSGDTAVQLAKRSVFASSIINTFSQALYAGASLRSTDLSVFSPLHFAAGNGSVEPLQMILHSSTADLNKLDGSGLSPIMAAANAGHAEAFRLLVMAGADIAVRSSDGKTVMSVLQHENSANRDCFEQILLRAVLADVITDHTSFRALHYASSKGDTSSLIQLLKMGYSVNSLDEEGYSPLMLAAIEGHSDACKILLLQGNADCSLVNHRGETSLSLARKSNRSNKVTEGVLLDHLARSLVLAGEELCKHTREGSGSPHMKIVRMLKSGVLTWGKSSRRNVQCKEAIAGPSLNFLKNRKMEGEDGKLLIFRVVTVSGREVHFEASHVSAPELWVRGINLIAKEASSLGA, encoded by the exons ATGGCGAGGCACACGGCGGCGGCCCGCCTCGGACGGGGCGCGGACGAGCAGGCATTGCCGTCGCAGGGGCTGGTGGAGGCGGCGCTGAGAGGGGAGGTCGAGCGGGTGGAGGAGTGCCTGAGCGCCGCGGGGTCGGCGGTGGACGTGAACTACATTGGGACTGTTAGCTTGAGGGTCAAGTGCACGGAGACCGTCCTCCGTGAGGAGGCGGCCGACGAGGTGAAGATCGAGTACCAGGAGTTCAAGACCGATGTCACGGCGTTGTTCGCCGCTGCTCACTCGGGTCACGCCGAGGTCGTCCGCAAACTCCTG TCAGCTGGAGCTGATGTTAATCAGGAACTATTTCGGGGCTATGCAACAACAGCTGCTGCTCGTGAAGGTCATTGTGGTATTTTGGACATGCTTTTAAAAGCTGGGGCATCCCAGAAAGCTTGTGAAGATGCTTTGTTGGAGGCTAGTTTTTGTGGTGAGGCTGCGGCGGTCCAATTATTAATCTGCTCAGACATGGCAAGGCCAGATGCTGTGGCACATGCACTTGTAAGTGCATGCTGCAGAGGCTTTCTCGATGTAGTCACTGCATTAATCAAG AATGGGGTGGACATAAATTGCATGGACAGGGTCCTCTTGCAGTCAGTTAAGCCCGCACTGCATGCAAATGTAGATTGCACACCGTTGGTGGCTGCTATTGTCAGCCGGCAAGCTTCTGTTGTGAAACTTCTGCTGGGG GCTGGTGCTAAGACGGACTGTCTAGTTCGTGTGGGTGCATGGTCATGGGACCCTGTATCCGGTGAAGAGCTGAGAGTTGGTGCATGCTTGGGGGAGATTTACAATGCAGCATGGTGTGCGGTTGAGTACCATGAAGCTAGTGGCAAAATTCTCAAGCTGTTGCTTCAACATGAGCCATATTTGTTAGAGAATCCACATCTCGGTAGAACTCTTCTTTGCCATGCCATCCTCTGCCAGAATTTCAATGCTGTACAGGTGCTTCTTGATGCAGGTGCAAATTCCAAGTTCCCCATAAAAACAAAAATTGGACATGAATCACAACCAATCCATTTAGCTGCTAGACTTGGCTGTGTTTCCATTCTTAGACAGTTAATCTCAAATGGATGTGATATCAATGCAAGGACTTCAGCAGGTGAGACTCCTCTAATGATCTCTGCGAAGGCTGATCATGCTGATTGTTTTCTAGTGCTACTTATAGCTGGGGCAGACTTAGGGCTGGTCAGCAATTCGGGCGATACTGCCGTCCAGTTGGCAAAAAGAAGTGTGTTTGCATCTTCCATCATAAATACCTTTTCCCAGGCTTTATATGCAGGTGCAAGTCTTCGATCAACAGATCTGAGTGTCTTCTCTCCATTACATTTTGCTGCTGGAAATGGTAGTGTTGAACCGCTGCAGATGATTCTGCATTCATCCACCGCAGATCTAAACAAACTGGATGGTTCAGGGCTCAGTCCCATCATGGCTGCAGCAAATGCTGGACATGCTGAGGCTTTTCGTCTTTTAGTAATGGCTGGAGCAGACATTGCAGTAAGAAGTTCTGATGGCAAGACTGTGATGTCTGTCTTGCAGCATGAAAATTCTGCAAACAGGGACTGCTTTGAACAAATCTTGCTCAGAGCAGTGCTGGCTGACGTAATAACTGATCATACATCATTCAGAGCTCTCCATTATGCATCTTCCAAGGGGGACACATCCTCATTAATCCAGCTCTTAAAAATGGGATATAGTGTCAATTCCTTGGATGAAGAGGGGTATTCACCACTTATGCTCGCTGCTATTGAAGGTCACTCTGATGCATGCAAGATTTTATTGTTACAGGGGAATGCAGACTGCAGTCTTGTCAATCACCGGGGGGAGACATCCTTATCTTTGGCAAGAAAAAGCAACAGGTCAAACAAGGTGACAGAGGGTGTGCTGCTTGATCATCTGGCTCGGTCTCTTGTGCTTGCCGGCGAGGAGCTATGCAAGCACACACGGGAAGGTAGTGGATCTCCTCACATGAAGATTGTCCGGATGCTTAAATCTGGGGTGTTGACATGGGGCAAGTCGAGCAGGAGGAATGTACAGTGTAAGGAGGCAATAGCTGGGCCTAGCTTAAACTTTCTGAAGAATCGGAAGATGGAAGGTGAGGATGGTAAATTGTTGATATTTAGAGTGGTTACTGTAAGTGGTAGAGAGGTCCATTTTGAGGCCAGTCATGTTTCTGCTCCAGAGCTCTGGGTTCGTGGTATTAATCTTATTGCAAAGGAGGCTTCTTCTTTAGGGGCTTGA
- the LOC140850813 gene encoding uncharacterized protein isoform X2: MARHTAAARLGRGADEQALPSQGLVEAALRGEVERVEECLSAAGSAVDVNYIGTVSLRVKCTETVLREEAADEVKIEYQEFKTDVTALFAAAHSGHAEVVRKLLSAGADVNQELFRGYATTAAAREGHCGILDMLLKAGASQKACEDALLEASFCGEAAAVQLLICSDMARPDAVAHALVSACCRGFLDVVTALIKNGVDINCMDRVLLQSVKPALHANVDCTPLVAAIVSRQASVVKLLLGAGAKTDCLVRVGAWSWDPVSGEELRVGACLGEIYNAAWCAVEYHEASGKILKLLLQHEPYLLENPHLGRTLLCHAILCQNFNAVQVLLDAGANSKFPIKTKIGHESQPIHLAARLGCVSILRQLISNGCDINARTSAGETPLMISAKADHADCFLVLLIAGADLGLVSNSGDTAVQLAKRSVFASSIINTFSQALYAGASLRSTDLSVFSPLHFAAGNGSVEPLQMILHSSTADLNKLDGSGLSPIMAAANAGHAEAFRLLVMAGADIAVRSSDGKTVMSVLQHENSANRDCFEQILLRAVLADVITDHTSFRALHYASSKGDTSSLIQLLKMGYSVNSLDEEGYSPLMLAAIEGHSDACKILLLQGNADCSLVNHRGETSLSLARKSNRSNKVTEGVLLDHLARSLVLAGEELCKHTREGSGSPHMKIVRMLKSGVLTWGKSSRRNVQCKEAIAGPSLNFLKNRKMEELWVRGINLIAKEASSLGA, translated from the exons ATGGCGAGGCACACGGCGGCGGCCCGCCTCGGACGGGGCGCGGACGAGCAGGCATTGCCGTCGCAGGGGCTGGTGGAGGCGGCGCTGAGAGGGGAGGTCGAGCGGGTGGAGGAGTGCCTGAGCGCCGCGGGGTCGGCGGTGGACGTGAACTACATTGGGACTGTTAGCTTGAGGGTCAAGTGCACGGAGACCGTCCTCCGTGAGGAGGCGGCCGACGAGGTGAAGATCGAGTACCAGGAGTTCAAGACCGATGTCACGGCGTTGTTCGCCGCTGCTCACTCGGGTCACGCCGAGGTCGTCCGCAAACTCCTG TCAGCTGGAGCTGATGTTAATCAGGAACTATTTCGGGGCTATGCAACAACAGCTGCTGCTCGTGAAGGTCATTGTGGTATTTTGGACATGCTTTTAAAAGCTGGGGCATCCCAGAAAGCTTGTGAAGATGCTTTGTTGGAGGCTAGTTTTTGTGGTGAGGCTGCGGCGGTCCAATTATTAATCTGCTCAGACATGGCAAGGCCAGATGCTGTGGCACATGCACTTGTAAGTGCATGCTGCAGAGGCTTTCTCGATGTAGTCACTGCATTAATCAAG AATGGGGTGGACATAAATTGCATGGACAGGGTCCTCTTGCAGTCAGTTAAGCCCGCACTGCATGCAAATGTAGATTGCACACCGTTGGTGGCTGCTATTGTCAGCCGGCAAGCTTCTGTTGTGAAACTTCTGCTGGGG GCTGGTGCTAAGACGGACTGTCTAGTTCGTGTGGGTGCATGGTCATGGGACCCTGTATCCGGTGAAGAGCTGAGAGTTGGTGCATGCTTGGGGGAGATTTACAATGCAGCATGGTGTGCGGTTGAGTACCATGAAGCTAGTGGCAAAATTCTCAAGCTGTTGCTTCAACATGAGCCATATTTGTTAGAGAATCCACATCTCGGTAGAACTCTTCTTTGCCATGCCATCCTCTGCCAGAATTTCAATGCTGTACAGGTGCTTCTTGATGCAGGTGCAAATTCCAAGTTCCCCATAAAAACAAAAATTGGACATGAATCACAACCAATCCATTTAGCTGCTAGACTTGGCTGTGTTTCCATTCTTAGACAGTTAATCTCAAATGGATGTGATATCAATGCAAGGACTTCAGCAGGTGAGACTCCTCTAATGATCTCTGCGAAGGCTGATCATGCTGATTGTTTTCTAGTGCTACTTATAGCTGGGGCAGACTTAGGGCTGGTCAGCAATTCGGGCGATACTGCCGTCCAGTTGGCAAAAAGAAGTGTGTTTGCATCTTCCATCATAAATACCTTTTCCCAGGCTTTATATGCAGGTGCAAGTCTTCGATCAACAGATCTGAGTGTCTTCTCTCCATTACATTTTGCTGCTGGAAATGGTAGTGTTGAACCGCTGCAGATGATTCTGCATTCATCCACCGCAGATCTAAACAAACTGGATGGTTCAGGGCTCAGTCCCATCATGGCTGCAGCAAATGCTGGACATGCTGAGGCTTTTCGTCTTTTAGTAATGGCTGGAGCAGACATTGCAGTAAGAAGTTCTGATGGCAAGACTGTGATGTCTGTCTTGCAGCATGAAAATTCTGCAAACAGGGACTGCTTTGAACAAATCTTGCTCAGAGCAGTGCTGGCTGACGTAATAACTGATCATACATCATTCAGAGCTCTCCATTATGCATCTTCCAAGGGGGACACATCCTCATTAATCCAGCTCTTAAAAATGGGATATAGTGTCAATTCCTTGGATGAAGAGGGGTATTCACCACTTATGCTCGCTGCTATTGAAGGTCACTCTGATGCATGCAAGATTTTATTGTTACAGGGGAATGCAGACTGCAGTCTTGTCAATCACCGGGGGGAGACATCCTTATCTTTGGCAAGAAAAAGCAACAGGTCAAACAAGGTGACAGAGGGTGTGCTGCTTGATCATCTGGCTCGGTCTCTTGTGCTTGCCGGCGAGGAGCTATGCAAGCACACACGGGAAGGTAGTGGATCTCCTCACATGAAGATTGTCCGGATGCTTAAATCTGGGGTGTTGACATGGGGCAAGTCGAGCAGGAGGAATGTACAGTGTAAGGAGGCAATAGCTGGGCCTAGCTTAAACTTTCTGAAGAATCGGAAGATGGAAG AGCTCTGGGTTCGTGGTATTAATCTTATTGCAAAGGAGGCTTCTTCTTTAGGGGCTTGA